The following proteins come from a genomic window of Diceros bicornis minor isolate mBicDic1 chromosome 4, mDicBic1.mat.cur, whole genome shotgun sequence:
- the FCGR1A gene encoding high affinity immunoglobulin gamma Fc receptor I isoform X1, producing MWLFTALLLWVPVGGQVADPTKAVITLQPPWVSVFQDENVTLWCEGPRLPENSSTQWFLNGTTIQILTPRYRIAATSVNDGGEYRCQTGLSVPSDPIQLEIHRDWLLLQVSNRVFIEGEPLALRCHGWKNKRVYNILFYQDGKAFKFSPWNSEFTIRKTNVSHNGIYHCSGLGLHRYTSAGVPITVKELFPAPVLKVSSSLPILEGNLVNLSCETKLLLQRPGLQLYFSFYVDRKILMSRNTSSEYQILTAKREDSGLYQCEATTEDGNVIKHSPELELQVLGLQSPTSVWFHVLFHLAMGVIFLVDTVFYVIIHKELQRKKKWNLEISLDSGHEKAVSSYL from the exons CAGACCCCACAAAGGCAGTGATCACCTTGCAGCCTCCATGGGTCAGTGTATTCCAAGATGAAAATGTAACCTTATGGTGTGAGGGACCCCGTCTGCCTGAGAACAGCTCTACACAGTGGTTTCTCAATGGCACAACCATTCAGATCTTGACCCCCAGATACAGAATCGCTGCTACTAGCGTCAATGATGGTGGTGAATACAGATGCCAGACAGGTCTCTCAGTGCCAAGTGACCCTATACAGCTGGAAATCCACAGAG ATTGGCTACTACTCCAGGTCTCTAACAGAGTCTTCATTGAAGGGGAACCTCTGGCCTTGAGGTGTCATGGATGGAAGAATAAGCGGGTGTACAATATACTTTTCTATCAAGATGGCAAAGCCTTTAAATTTTCTCCTTGGAATTCTGAATTCACCATTCGGAAAACCAACGTGAGTCACAATGGCATCTATCACTGCTCAGGCCTGGGATTGCATCGCTACACATCAGCAGGAGTACCTATCACTGTAAAAG AGCTATTTCCAGCCCCAGTGCTGAAAGTATCCTCATCATTACCGATCCTGGAGGGGAATCTGGTCAACCTGAGTTGTGAAACCAAGTTGCTCCTACAGAGGCCTGGTTTGCAGCTTTACTTCTCCTTCTATGTGGACAGAAAGATCCTGATGAGCAGGAACACATCCTCTGAATACCAGATACTAACTGCTAAAAGAGAAGATTCTGGGCTATACCAGTGTGAGGCTACCACAGAAGATGGAAATGTCATCAAGCACAGCCCTGAGTTGGAGCTTCAAGTTCTTG GGCTCCAGTCACCAACTTCTGTCTGGTTTCATGTCCTTTTCCATCTGGCAATGGGAGTAATATTTTTGGTGGACACTGTTTTCTATGTGATAATACATAAGGaacttcaaagaaagaaaaagtggaatTTAGAAATCTCTTTGGACTCTGGTCATGAGAAGGCGGTATCTTCctacctttaa
- the FCGR1A gene encoding high affinity immunoglobulin gamma Fc receptor I isoform X2, translated as MWLFTALLLWVPVGGQVDPTKAVITLQPPWVSVFQDENVTLWCEGPRLPENSSTQWFLNGTTIQILTPRYRIAATSVNDGGEYRCQTGLSVPSDPIQLEIHRDWLLLQVSNRVFIEGEPLALRCHGWKNKRVYNILFYQDGKAFKFSPWNSEFTIRKTNVSHNGIYHCSGLGLHRYTSAGVPITVKELFPAPVLKVSSSLPILEGNLVNLSCETKLLLQRPGLQLYFSFYVDRKILMSRNTSSEYQILTAKREDSGLYQCEATTEDGNVIKHSPELELQVLGLQSPTSVWFHVLFHLAMGVIFLVDTVFYVIIHKELQRKKKWNLEISLDSGHEKAVSSYL; from the exons ACCCCACAAAGGCAGTGATCACCTTGCAGCCTCCATGGGTCAGTGTATTCCAAGATGAAAATGTAACCTTATGGTGTGAGGGACCCCGTCTGCCTGAGAACAGCTCTACACAGTGGTTTCTCAATGGCACAACCATTCAGATCTTGACCCCCAGATACAGAATCGCTGCTACTAGCGTCAATGATGGTGGTGAATACAGATGCCAGACAGGTCTCTCAGTGCCAAGTGACCCTATACAGCTGGAAATCCACAGAG ATTGGCTACTACTCCAGGTCTCTAACAGAGTCTTCATTGAAGGGGAACCTCTGGCCTTGAGGTGTCATGGATGGAAGAATAAGCGGGTGTACAATATACTTTTCTATCAAGATGGCAAAGCCTTTAAATTTTCTCCTTGGAATTCTGAATTCACCATTCGGAAAACCAACGTGAGTCACAATGGCATCTATCACTGCTCAGGCCTGGGATTGCATCGCTACACATCAGCAGGAGTACCTATCACTGTAAAAG AGCTATTTCCAGCCCCAGTGCTGAAAGTATCCTCATCATTACCGATCCTGGAGGGGAATCTGGTCAACCTGAGTTGTGAAACCAAGTTGCTCCTACAGAGGCCTGGTTTGCAGCTTTACTTCTCCTTCTATGTGGACAGAAAGATCCTGATGAGCAGGAACACATCCTCTGAATACCAGATACTAACTGCTAAAAGAGAAGATTCTGGGCTATACCAGTGTGAGGCTACCACAGAAGATGGAAATGTCATCAAGCACAGCCCTGAGTTGGAGCTTCAAGTTCTTG GGCTCCAGTCACCAACTTCTGTCTGGTTTCATGTCCTTTTCCATCTGGCAATGGGAGTAATATTTTTGGTGGACACTGTTTTCTATGTGATAATACATAAGGaacttcaaagaaagaaaaagtggaatTTAGAAATCTCTTTGGACTCTGGTCATGAGAAGGCGGTATCTTCctacctttaa
- the LOC131404394 gene encoding histone H2B type 2-F, whose translation MPDPAKSAPAPKKGSKKAVTKVQKKDGKKRKRSRKESYSVYVYKVLKQVHPDTGISSKAMGIMNSFVNDIFERIAGEASRLAHYNKRSTITSREIQTAVRLLLPGELAKHAVSEGTKAVTKYTSSK comes from the coding sequence ATGCCGGATCCAGCAAAATCGGCTCCTGCTCCCAAGAAGGGCTCCAAAAAAGCTGTTACCAAAGTGCAGAAGAAGGACGGCAAAAAGCGCAAGCGCAGCCGCAAGGAGAGTTATTCAGTCTACGTGTATAAAGTGCTGAAGCAGGTGCACCCGGACACCGGCATTTCGTCCAAGGCCATGGGCATCATGAACTCCTTCGTCAACGACATCTTCGAGCGCATCGCCGGCGAAGCGTCCCGCCTGGCGCATTACAACAAGCGCTCGACCATCACGTCCCGGGAGATCCAGACGGCCGTGCGCCTGCTGCTTCCTGGCGAGCTGGCCAAGCACGCCGTGTCCGAGGGCACCAAGGCGGTCACCAAGTACACCAGTTCGAAGTAA
- the LOC131404395 gene encoding histone H3: MARTKQTARKSTGGKAPRKQLATKAARKSAPATGGVKKPHRYRPGTVALREIRRYQKSTELLIRKLPFQRLVREIAQDFKTDLRFQSSAVMALQEASEAYLVGLFEDTNLCAIHAKRVTIMPKDIQLARRIRGERA, from the coding sequence ATGGCCCGCACTAAGCAGACTGCCCGTAAGTCGACCGGTGGCAAGGCGCCGCGGAAGCAGCTGGCCACCAAGGCGGCCCGCAAGAGCGCGCCGGCCACGGGCGGCGTGAAGAAGCCGCACCGCTACCGGCCGGGCACCGTGGCCCTGCGCGAGATCCGGCGCTACCAGAAGTCCACCGAGCTGCTGATCCGTAAGCTGCCCTTCCAGCGGCTGGTGCGCGAGATCGCGCAGGACTTCAAGACGGACCTGCGCTTCCAGAGCTCGGCCGTGATGGCGCTGCAGGAGGCGAGCGAGGCCTACCTGGTGGGGCTGTTTGAAGACACCAACCTGTGCGCCATCCACGCCAAGCGCGTGACCATCATGCCCAAGGACATCCAGCTGGCTCGCCGCATCCGCGGGGAGCGCGCTTAA